The proteins below come from a single Myripristis murdjan chromosome 10, fMyrMur1.1, whole genome shotgun sequence genomic window:
- the atp11c gene encoding phospholipid-transporting ATPase 11C isoform X1: protein MLRRRLNRLLGGDERRVDSRTIYVGHRPCPATEAFIPPKFCDNRIVSSKYTVWNFLPKNLFEQFRRIANFYFLIIFLVQVIVDTPTSPVTSGLPLFFVITVTAIKQGYEDWLRHKADNEVNKYLVTVLENGQKIRTESEKIKVGDVVEVKEDETFPCDLILLQSSRDDDTCFVTTASLDGESNHKTHYTVPDTEKDLESLNATIECEQPQPDLYKFVGRMHIYKKDQEPAVRSLGPENLLLKGATLKNTQKICGVAVYTGMETKMALNYQGKSQKRSAVEKSINAFLLVYLCILVSKALVCTTLKYVWQSEPGQDEPWYNQKTQREKDTNLYLKMFTDFLSFMVLFNFIIPVSMYVTVEMQKFLGSFFITWDKDFFDPEIQEGALVNTSDLNEELGQVEYVFTDKTGTLTQNNMEFIECCIDGFQYKYRDAGSELDGFCVTDGPVSKLQQKAGREKEELFLRALCLCHTVQVKESPGPGQGQADGLMDQVDGLGLGGEVLRPEEQRGFIASSPDEVALVKGAMRYGFTFLGLESKNMKILNRNNDVEMYELLHVLNFDPVRRRMSVIVRSKSGDTLLFCKGADSSIFPRVRPEEVDRIRMHVERNATEGYRTLCVAYKQLSAEEYAQADAGLREARLALQDREEKLMAVYNQVETGMSLIGATAVEDRLQEEAAETMEALQGAGMKVWVLTGDKMETAKSTCYACRLFQRNTELLELTVRTLEDGGRKREERLHELLLDYHKKAVQDAPPVKAGVTRSWSTANQDYGFIIDGATLSMVLNSSHDSNSSRYKSLFLQICQNCTAVLCCRMAPLQKAQIVKMVKNSKGGPITLSIGDGANDVSMILEAHVGIGIKGKEGRQAVRNSDYAIPKLKHLKKLLLAHGHLYYVRIAHLVQYFFYKNLCFILPQFLYQFFCGYSQQPLYDAAYLTMYNICFTSMPILAYSLLEQHICIEVLLDNATLYREIAKNAMLRWRPFFYWTVLGVFHGLLFFFGVRYLFSNPALQDNGQVFGNWSYGTIVFTVLVFTVTLKLALDTRHWTWINHFVIWGSLAFYVFFSFFWGGIIWPFLRQQRLYFVFANMLSSVSAWLVIILLILLSLLPDILLVVFRKPRGPNARQKKPVESSMGGPQSPRSSARPLLMRTFSDESNTVI from the exons GTGATAGTGGACACCCCCACCAGCCCAGTCACCAGTGGCCtacctttattttttgtgatcACAGTAACAGCTATCAAGCAG GGCTATGAGGACTGGCTGCGGCACAAAGCAGACAATGAGGTGAATAAGTACCTGGTGACTGTGCTagaaaatggacagaaaatacgGACAGAGAGCGAGAAGATCAAG GTTGGAGATGTGGTTGAGGTGAAGGAAGACGAGACCTTTCCCTGTGATTTGATTCTGCTGCAATCTAGTCGGGATGACGACACCTGCTTTGTGACCACAGCCAGTCTGGATGGAGAGTCCAACCATAAA ACACACTACACAGTGCCAGACACAGAGAAGGATCTGGAATCTCTCAACGCCACCATCGAGTGTGAGCAGCCGCAGCCTGACCTCTACAA GTTTGTTGGCCGTATGCACATATACAAGAAAGATCAGGAGCCTGCAGTGAG GTCTTTAGGTCCAGAGAACCTGCTCCTGAAAGGGGCTACTTTGAAGAACACCCAGAAAATCTGTG GTGTTGCAGTTTACACCGGCATGGAGACAAAAATGGCTCTCAACTACCAGGGCAAGTCTCAGAAGCGGTCTGCTGTGGAAAA atccATCAATGCCTTCCTTCTGGTTTACCTATGCATCTTGGTGAGCAAAGCCCTGGTGTGCACTACGCTCAAGTATGTGTGGCAGAGTGAGCCTGGACAGGATGAGCCTTGGTATAACCAGAAGACCCAAAGAGAGAAGGACACCAATCTG TACCTGAAGATGTTCACTGACTTCCTGTCCTTCATGGTGCTCTTCAACTTCATCATCCCAGTGTCCATGTATGTGACGGTGGAGATGCAGAAGTTCCTGGGCTCCTTCTTCATCACCTGGGATAAGGACTTTTTTGACCCTGAGATCCAGGAGGGGGCTTTGGTCAACACTTCGGATCTCAACGAGGAGCTGGGACAG GTGGAGTATGTCTTCACCGACAAGACAGGTACTCTCACTCAGAACAACATGGAGTTCATCGAGTGCTGCATCGACGGCTTCCAGTACAAGTACCGGGATGCAGGCTCAGAGCTGGATGGATTCTGTGTCACAGATGGGCCTGTGAgcaagctgcagcagaaagctGGCAGG gagaaggaggagctgtTTCTGCGGGCCCTGTGTCTGTGCCACACGGTGCAGGTGAAAGAGTCCCCAGGCCCGGGACAGGGTCAAGCGGATGGGCTGATGGACCAGGTGGATGGCTTGGGGTTGGGTGGAGAGGTGCTTCgaccagaggagcagagaggttTTATAGCGTCTTCACCTGATGAGGTGGCTCTGGTCAAGGGTGCCATGAG GTATGGCTTCACGTTCCTGGGCCTGGAGAGCAAGAACATGAAAATTCTGAACAGGAACAATGATGTTGAAAT GTATGAGCTGCTTCATGTGTTGAACTTTGACCCAGTGCGAAGACGAATGAGTGTAATTGTCAGATCCAAATCAG GTGATACACTGCTCTTCTGTAAAGGGGCAGATTCTTCCATCTTCCCCCGTGTCAGACCGGAGGAAGTGGACAGGATACGCATGCACGTTGAACGTAACGCTACG GAAGGCTACCGGACACTGTGTGTGGCCTACAAGCAGCTTAGTGCAGAAGAGTATGCACAAGCAGACGCAGGGCTGAGGGAAGCCAGGCTCGCCctgcaggacagagaggagaagctcATGGCTGTTTACAACCAGGTGGAGACAGGCATGAGCCTAATAGGAGCTACGGCTGTGGAAGATAG GCTtcaggaggaggcagcagagacCATGGAGGCTCTGCAGGGAGCAGGCATGAAGGTATGGGTGCTGACAGGGGACAAGATGGAGACGGCCAAGTCCACCTGCTATGCATGTAGGCTGtttcagagaaacacagagctATTAGAGCTAACAGTGCGCACcctggaggatggagggaggaaacgGGAAGAGCGACTGCACGAGCTCCTGCTTGATTACCATAAGAAAGCTGTACAGGATGCACCACCAGTCAAGGCAGGTGTTACCAG gagCTGGTCTACAGCCAACCAGGACTATGGTTTTATCATAGATGGAGCcactctgtccatggtgctcaACTCCTCCCATGATTCCAACTCTAGTCGCTACAAGAGTCTGTTCCTGCAGATTTGTCAGAACTGCACTGCTGTGCTCTGCTGCCGAATGGCACCTCTACAAAAGGCACAG ATAGTGAAAATGGTGAAGAATTCTAAAGGTGGCCCCATCACCCTTTCCATCGGAGATGGAGCCAACGATGTCAGCATGATTTTGGAAGCTCATGTTGGCATTG GTATTAAGGGTAAAGAGGGCCGGCAGGCGGTGAGGAACAGTGATTACGCCATCCCCAAACTCAAGCACCTCAAGAAGCTCTTGCTGGCACATGGGCATCTCTACTATGTTCGCATTGCTCACTTGGTGCAATATTTCTTTTACAAG AACCTTTGCTTCATCTTACCCCAGTTCTTGTACCAGTTTTTCTGTGGCTATTCACAGCAA CCCCTCTACGATGCAGCCTATCTGACGATGTACAACATCTGCTTCACCTCTATGCCCATCCTGGCCTACAGCCTTTTGGAGCAGCACATCTGCATTGAGGTTCTGTTGGACAATGCTACCCTCTACAG GGAAATTGCCAAAAATGCCATGTTGCGGTGGCGACCCTTCTTCTACTGGACTGTACTGGGGGTTTTCCATGGCttgctcttcttctttggtgtCCGATACCTGTTTAGTAACCCGGCATTGCAAGATAATGGCCAG gtGTTTGGAAATTGGTCCTATGGAACGATAGTCTTCACTGTCCTCGTCTTCACTGTTACGCTAAAG CTCGCTCTGGATACAAGGCACTGGACTTGGATCAACCACTTTGTCATCTGGGGCTCCCTGGCCTTCTATGTGTTTTTCAGCTTCTTCTGGGGAGGCATCATATG GCCCTTCCTGAGGCAGCAGcgtttgtattttgtgtttgccaACATGCTGAGCTCTGTGTCAGCCTGGCTGGTCATCATCTTGCTCATCCTGCTCAGCCTACTGCCTGACATCCTGCTAGTGGTGTTCCGCAAGCCCCGCGGGCCCAATGCAAGACAG AAGAAGCCTGTTGAGTCGAGCATGGGGGGCCCCCAGTCTCCCCGGTCTTCAGCCAGGCCCCTGCTCATGAGAACCTTTTCAGATGAGTCCAATACTGTCATTTAA
- the atp11c gene encoding phospholipid-transporting ATPase 11C isoform X2 — translation MLRRRLNRLLGGDERRVDSRTIYVGHRPCPATEAFIPPKFCDNRIVSSKYTVWNFLPKNLFEQFRRIANFYFLIIFLVQVIVDTPTSPVTSGLPLFFVITVTAIKQGYEDWLRHKADNEVNKYLVTVLENGQKIRTESEKIKVGDVVEVKEDETFPCDLILLQSSRDDDTCFVTTASLDGESNHKTHYTVPDTEKDLESLNATIECEQPQPDLYKFVGRMHIYKKDQEPAVRSLGPENLLLKGATLKNTQKICGVAVYTGMETKMALNYQGKSQKRSAVEKSINAFLLVYLCILVSKALVCTTLKYVWQSEPGQDEPWYNQKTQREKDTNLYLKMFTDFLSFMVLFNFIIPVSMYVTVEMQKFLGSFFITWDKDFFDPEIQEGALVNTSDLNEELGQVEYVFTDKTGTLTQNNMEFIECCIDGFQYKYRDAGSELDGFCVTDGPVSKLQQKAGREKEELFLRALCLCHTVQVKESPGPGQGQADGLMDQVDGLGLGGEVLRPEEQRGFIASSPDEVALVKGAMRYGFTFLGLESKNMKILNRNNDVEMYELLHVLNFDPVRRRMSVIVRSKSGDTLLFCKGADSSIFPRVRPEEVDRIRMHVERNATEGYRTLCVAYKQLSAEEYAQADAGLREARLALQDREEKLMAVYNQVETGMSLIGATAVEDRLQEEAAETMEALQGAGMKVWVLTGDKMETAKSTCYACRLFQRNTELLELTVRTLEDGGRKREERLHELLLDYHKKAVQDAPPVKAGVTRSWSTANQDYGFIIDGATLSMVLNSSHDSNSSRYKSLFLQICQNCTAVLCCRMAPLQKAQIVKMVKNSKGGPITLSIGDGANDVSMILEAHVGIGIKGKEGRQAVRNSDYAIPKLKHLKKLLLAHGHLYYVRIAHLVQYFFYKNLCFILPQFLYQFFCGYSQQPLYDAAYLTMYNICFTSMPILAYSLLEQHICIEVLLDNATLYREIAKNAMLRWRPFFYWTVLGVFHGLLFFFGVRYLFSNPALQDNGQVFGNWSYGTIVFTVLVFTVTLKLALDTRHWTWINHFVIWGSLAFYVFFSFFWGGIIWPFLRQQRLYFVFANMLSSVSAWLVIILLILLSLLPDILLVVFRKPRGPNARQKPVESSMGGPQSPRSSARPLLMRTFSDESNTVI, via the exons GTGATAGTGGACACCCCCACCAGCCCAGTCACCAGTGGCCtacctttattttttgtgatcACAGTAACAGCTATCAAGCAG GGCTATGAGGACTGGCTGCGGCACAAAGCAGACAATGAGGTGAATAAGTACCTGGTGACTGTGCTagaaaatggacagaaaatacgGACAGAGAGCGAGAAGATCAAG GTTGGAGATGTGGTTGAGGTGAAGGAAGACGAGACCTTTCCCTGTGATTTGATTCTGCTGCAATCTAGTCGGGATGACGACACCTGCTTTGTGACCACAGCCAGTCTGGATGGAGAGTCCAACCATAAA ACACACTACACAGTGCCAGACACAGAGAAGGATCTGGAATCTCTCAACGCCACCATCGAGTGTGAGCAGCCGCAGCCTGACCTCTACAA GTTTGTTGGCCGTATGCACATATACAAGAAAGATCAGGAGCCTGCAGTGAG GTCTTTAGGTCCAGAGAACCTGCTCCTGAAAGGGGCTACTTTGAAGAACACCCAGAAAATCTGTG GTGTTGCAGTTTACACCGGCATGGAGACAAAAATGGCTCTCAACTACCAGGGCAAGTCTCAGAAGCGGTCTGCTGTGGAAAA atccATCAATGCCTTCCTTCTGGTTTACCTATGCATCTTGGTGAGCAAAGCCCTGGTGTGCACTACGCTCAAGTATGTGTGGCAGAGTGAGCCTGGACAGGATGAGCCTTGGTATAACCAGAAGACCCAAAGAGAGAAGGACACCAATCTG TACCTGAAGATGTTCACTGACTTCCTGTCCTTCATGGTGCTCTTCAACTTCATCATCCCAGTGTCCATGTATGTGACGGTGGAGATGCAGAAGTTCCTGGGCTCCTTCTTCATCACCTGGGATAAGGACTTTTTTGACCCTGAGATCCAGGAGGGGGCTTTGGTCAACACTTCGGATCTCAACGAGGAGCTGGGACAG GTGGAGTATGTCTTCACCGACAAGACAGGTACTCTCACTCAGAACAACATGGAGTTCATCGAGTGCTGCATCGACGGCTTCCAGTACAAGTACCGGGATGCAGGCTCAGAGCTGGATGGATTCTGTGTCACAGATGGGCCTGTGAgcaagctgcagcagaaagctGGCAGG gagaaggaggagctgtTTCTGCGGGCCCTGTGTCTGTGCCACACGGTGCAGGTGAAAGAGTCCCCAGGCCCGGGACAGGGTCAAGCGGATGGGCTGATGGACCAGGTGGATGGCTTGGGGTTGGGTGGAGAGGTGCTTCgaccagaggagcagagaggttTTATAGCGTCTTCACCTGATGAGGTGGCTCTGGTCAAGGGTGCCATGAG GTATGGCTTCACGTTCCTGGGCCTGGAGAGCAAGAACATGAAAATTCTGAACAGGAACAATGATGTTGAAAT GTATGAGCTGCTTCATGTGTTGAACTTTGACCCAGTGCGAAGACGAATGAGTGTAATTGTCAGATCCAAATCAG GTGATACACTGCTCTTCTGTAAAGGGGCAGATTCTTCCATCTTCCCCCGTGTCAGACCGGAGGAAGTGGACAGGATACGCATGCACGTTGAACGTAACGCTACG GAAGGCTACCGGACACTGTGTGTGGCCTACAAGCAGCTTAGTGCAGAAGAGTATGCACAAGCAGACGCAGGGCTGAGGGAAGCCAGGCTCGCCctgcaggacagagaggagaagctcATGGCTGTTTACAACCAGGTGGAGACAGGCATGAGCCTAATAGGAGCTACGGCTGTGGAAGATAG GCTtcaggaggaggcagcagagacCATGGAGGCTCTGCAGGGAGCAGGCATGAAGGTATGGGTGCTGACAGGGGACAAGATGGAGACGGCCAAGTCCACCTGCTATGCATGTAGGCTGtttcagagaaacacagagctATTAGAGCTAACAGTGCGCACcctggaggatggagggaggaaacgGGAAGAGCGACTGCACGAGCTCCTGCTTGATTACCATAAGAAAGCTGTACAGGATGCACCACCAGTCAAGGCAGGTGTTACCAG gagCTGGTCTACAGCCAACCAGGACTATGGTTTTATCATAGATGGAGCcactctgtccatggtgctcaACTCCTCCCATGATTCCAACTCTAGTCGCTACAAGAGTCTGTTCCTGCAGATTTGTCAGAACTGCACTGCTGTGCTCTGCTGCCGAATGGCACCTCTACAAAAGGCACAG ATAGTGAAAATGGTGAAGAATTCTAAAGGTGGCCCCATCACCCTTTCCATCGGAGATGGAGCCAACGATGTCAGCATGATTTTGGAAGCTCATGTTGGCATTG GTATTAAGGGTAAAGAGGGCCGGCAGGCGGTGAGGAACAGTGATTACGCCATCCCCAAACTCAAGCACCTCAAGAAGCTCTTGCTGGCACATGGGCATCTCTACTATGTTCGCATTGCTCACTTGGTGCAATATTTCTTTTACAAG AACCTTTGCTTCATCTTACCCCAGTTCTTGTACCAGTTTTTCTGTGGCTATTCACAGCAA CCCCTCTACGATGCAGCCTATCTGACGATGTACAACATCTGCTTCACCTCTATGCCCATCCTGGCCTACAGCCTTTTGGAGCAGCACATCTGCATTGAGGTTCTGTTGGACAATGCTACCCTCTACAG GGAAATTGCCAAAAATGCCATGTTGCGGTGGCGACCCTTCTTCTACTGGACTGTACTGGGGGTTTTCCATGGCttgctcttcttctttggtgtCCGATACCTGTTTAGTAACCCGGCATTGCAAGATAATGGCCAG gtGTTTGGAAATTGGTCCTATGGAACGATAGTCTTCACTGTCCTCGTCTTCACTGTTACGCTAAAG CTCGCTCTGGATACAAGGCACTGGACTTGGATCAACCACTTTGTCATCTGGGGCTCCCTGGCCTTCTATGTGTTTTTCAGCTTCTTCTGGGGAGGCATCATATG GCCCTTCCTGAGGCAGCAGcgtttgtattttgtgtttgccaACATGCTGAGCTCTGTGTCAGCCTGGCTGGTCATCATCTTGCTCATCCTGCTCAGCCTACTGCCTGACATCCTGCTAGTGGTGTTCCGCAAGCCCCGCGGGCCCAATGCAAGACAG AAGCCTGTTGAGTCGAGCATGGGGGGCCCCCAGTCTCCCCGGTCTTCAGCCAGGCCCCTGCTCATGAGAACCTTTTCAGATGAGTCCAATACTGTCATTTAA